One window of the Branchiostoma lanceolatum isolate klBraLanc5 chromosome 3, klBraLanc5.hap2, whole genome shotgun sequence genome contains the following:
- the LOC136430149 gene encoding uncharacterized protein yields MRDPYLSFWVLLTALGCSCVPLVTAASLANGSSNNNVTSGSPVRTQSVTSSTNRGPGPQYAHSPYSVFIQLKSAQQSLPDNSSPEFQEFVTGITSEASKAYKEDHNLLRLDVFTVSPDNATIDLNVVFRISLLGIMKLRAVARLKQYIDSKDGRLGELVIHNVTYISDTGMLTATTEFTDVMCVSVGHHCFSFCDANPRYCTNGGTCQEDDSQKLLCTCIYEPFVHYTGARCDRETIGIVSILIIALGLLVTLTCILYAIKRWKRTGSPVPRISTRGYSTRHLEGTKDVDDNKKCTVWTSESSGGSQNPVYEGPQGLATNGPDPITDSSAKRSKRGI; encoded by the exons ATGCGGGACCCGTACCTGTCGTTTTGGGTTCTTCTTACAG CTTTGGGCTGTAGCTGTGTACCGCTGGTGACAGCTGCCTCACTTGCAAACGGATCTTCCAATAACAACGTCACTTCCGGATCTCCTGTCCGCACTCAAtcagtgacgtcatcaacaaaTCGTGGTCCCGGTCCACAGTATGCACACAGCCCGTACTCAGTATTCATTCAACTCAAATCAGCTCAACAGTCGTTACCAGATAACTCTTCACCAGAATTCCAGGAATTCGTGACAGGTATCACATCAGAG GCATCCAAGGCGTATAAGGAAGACCACAATTTGCTTCGCCTCGACGTTTTTACTGTCAG CCCAGACAATGCAACAATCGACCTCAACGTAGTGTTTAGAATCAGTCTCCTGGGAATCATGAAACTTCGGGCAGTAGCCAGACTGAAACAATACATCGACAGCAAAGACGGGAGGTTGGGAGAGTTGGTGATACACAACGTGACTTACATATCAGACACAG GTATGTTAACAGCAACGACAGAGTTTACAGACGTGATGTGTGTGAGTGTGGGGCACCACTGCTTCTCGTTCTGCGACGCCAACCCCCGCTACTGTACCAACGGTGGAACATGCCAGGAGGACGACTCCCAGAAATTACTGTGCAC GTGTATCTACGAGCCCTTCGTTCACTATACAGGTGCCAGATGCGACAGAGAAA CTATAGGGATTGTGTCCATACTAATCATTGCCCTGGGCCTGTTGGTGACTCTGACCTGCATACTCTACGCTATAAAGCGTTGGAAGAGAACGGGATCTCCGGTGCCGCGGATAAG TACGCGTGGGTACAGCACCAGACACCTAGAGGGCACAAAGGACGTGGATGACAACAAGAAATGTACCGTCTGGACATCAGAGTCCTCCGGGG
- the LOC136430151 gene encoding cysteine-rich motor neuron 1 protein-like — translation MKRAVVLAALVLVFVLRAAALSCMACASRPCPPTPSCPGDVVKDACGCCDKCAKMVGEKCGGPWGITGTCSSALSCVKGRTKYTGIGRAVSMGFTRMAVGVCQRKGNDKECPANSHMSRCKGRCRPTCTNPNPACTRLCVRGCSCDKGYVWEGRKCIPLEQCQSAGGERKPDARSADTCAEPKKVGLCRAARRRFYFDSSERKCKSFIYGGCGGNRNNFLTMRDCETTCAVIDLKLANSVVKGQNCPAHSRWSQCGSACRPSCENPSPTCTRQCVPGCTCETGRVWEGDGCVLLSDCPAGSCQHDGKTHRLGESWADKRVPGTLCSCSQNGTVQCDQKQCPRGEYHTLGDDGMWTCKKTADMACPEGYTKPRRASGLFLCYRFERTPTTYRRAEDTCRAEGGRLATVRDRMSLYPVLVGVSRKIRKSTWIGLSDKETEKKLVWSDGVPYTSLDQRRWTRQLQGSNTPENDCGYMSRPHSYRWLLGECSSQHAFVCEYDPFKTSRQG, via the exons ATGAAGAGAGCGGTTGTTCTCGCAGCTCTGGTGCTCGTGTTTGTACTCAG AGCCGCGGCACTTTCTTGCATGGCCTGTGCCAGCCGGCCCTGTCCCCCCACCCCGTCGTGCCCGGGGGATGTCGTCAAGGACGCGTGCGGCTGTTGTGACAAGTGCGCTAAG ATGGTGGGAGAAAAATGCGGAGGACCCTGGGGTATCACCGGGACATGTTCGTCCGCACTGTCGTGCGTGAAGGGTCGGACTAAATATACAGGCATAGGACGGGCAGTCAGCATGGGATTCACACGCATGGCTGTGGGAGTCTGTCAACGTAAAG GTAATGATAAGGAGTGCCCTGCGAACAGCCACATGTCCCGGTGTAAAGGACGATGCCGCCCCACCTGCACCAACCCGAACCCTGCGTGCACACGGCTCTGCGTCCGAGGCTGCAGCTGTGATAAAGGCTACGTCTGGGAAGGAAGGAAATGTATCCCGCTGGAGCAGTGTCAATCAGCCGGCGGTGAAC GGAAGCCGGACGCCAGATCAGCGGACACGTGCGCCGAGCCGAAGAAGGTCGGGCTCTGCCGGGCTGCCCGCAGGCGGTTCTACTTCGATTCTTCCGAAAGGAAGTGCAAGTCGTTCATATATGGAGGCTGTGGAGGGAACAGGAACAACTTCCTCACCATGAGGGACTGTGAGACAACTTGTGCTGTCATAGATCTAAAACTTGCCAACAGCGTTGTCAAAG GACAAAACTGCCCCGCCCATAGCCGGTGGTCACAGTGCGGCTCAGCCTGTCGGCCATCTTGTGAGAACCCTTCTCCGACCTGCACCCGGCAGTGCGTACCCGGATGTACCTGCGAGACCGGACGAGTGTGGGAGGGCGATGGGTGTGTTCTTCTCTCAGACTGCCCGGCTGGGAGCTGTCAACATGACGGCAAGACTCACCGG CTCGGTGAATCCTGGGCGGATAAGAGAGTTCCCGGTACCTTGTGCTCCTGCTCGCAGAACGGGACAGTCCAGTGTGACCAGAAACAGTGTCCACGAGGGGAGTACCATACACTCGGGGATGACGGGATGTGGACATGCAAAAAAACAG CGGACATGGCGTGTCCAGAAGGCTACACCAAACCTCGCAGGGCCAGCGGTCTGTTCCTCTGTTACCGTTTCGAGCGAACACCCACCACGTACAGACGGGCTGAGGACACCTGTCGGGCGGAGGGGGGACGACTGGCCACCGTCAGGGACAGGATGAGCCTTTATCCTGTACTG GTGGGAGTATCTCGGAAGATTCGGAAGAGCACGTGGATCGGCCTGAGTGACAAGGAGACGGAAAAGAAGCTGGTGTGGAGTGATGGGGTGCCGTACACCTCCTTGGACCAGAGGCGCTGGACCAGGCAGCTCCAAGGCTCCAACACTCCTGAGAACGACTGCGGCTACATGAGCCGTCCGCACAGCTACAGGTGGCTGCTGGGAGAGTGCAGCTCTCAGCACGCGTTCGTGTGTGAATACGACCCGTTCAAGACCAGTCGTCAGGGCTGA